The sequence GGtatttagtccgcaaacatgacagtattcttaccgcgactgatttggctcagggccagcTCACACACGCTCAATggttctctttctatgaaacatgtaaaccgcattcaccggttctaactctatagcgacaataactctatagcggttgtccagagcactgcaattatttctcatttaaactactacaatcaAATTGATTTCCCCACACAtgattttcatgtctgttctctgcgcggCAATTATTTTCTCTGCGCGGCCGCGGCTTCAGAAGtgcgcagcttagagggaacattggctGTCACCCTCTTTCCTTTTAAACCAGTTTGACTCTCATATTTATAGACAAATGTCTAAGCTGCTAAtttttcatacaatgaaagtgaataggTTCCATGGACAGCCGTGGATAATATGGGACAAAAGCAGCCTGGACATTCTGCCTAACATAGTCATATTTCGGAATGACACAAGTAAATgcgtgtgtaaatgatgacagaattttcatttgaggtaaaatatccctttaaaatacaaaattactgTTTACAAAAACACTACCTTCCTTCAGGCACTTCATTCAAATGtaactaaaaataaacaaaaactgcTGTTACAAACCGCTACTCTCATTAACTTCTTTTTGTCGTCATTAGCTGTTGTCTGACCTGGGTCGGGGTGGATATGAGGTCCCGCAGCAAAGGAGGTGGGATCTCTCTCAACTCAATGACCTCGACCGACGCTTGGACGCCTATATCCACAAACAAGATGTCCAGCACCCGGCTGCCATGCAGGTTTGTTATCTATGAAAAAAATGCAGAGTGCACAGTTATAGTTCTGACACATCAGGAATGATATATGTGAAATGTTTAACGAGATCAGCTCAGATTTCAACAATAATTATCATTTTCAATAAAGGAACCAGGCAATGATTTAGTGAATTTGAATTTAAGCTGCCTTCACATTCACGATATGTTGGAATTACTATAATCTGAAGATCCCTGACTTTGTCAAACTCATAATTACAGGTAGGAAACCCATCATTTTATGAACTTCTACCCATTGCAGCATCAtgcaaaaatgaacaaaatgataGTGGCTTCAATAATTAAAAGATTAGTAGTTTGGTAGCAACCTCTATATTCATGTTTGACGTCATTTTGTTAcagtacatttaaaaagtttaaggTCCGTAAGATCTTGatgtttataaatgtttctAAAATCTCCTATGTtcatcaaagctgcatttatttgataaaaactacagtaaaacagtaatattttgaaatattattatttaaaataactgttttctattttaatttatttttaaatgtaatctattcctgtgatggcgaagctgaattttcagcatcattacaccagtcttccgtgtcacatgatccttcagaaatcattctaatatgctgatttgatgctcaagaaacatttcttattacagtaatatcaatgttgagaacagttgtgctgcttaatatttttgtgataaccataatacatttttttttttcaggatcaCAGTTCAAAAGTCtatttttgttgaataaaagtgttaatttatttaaaaaaaaaatctgactgaCCACAAACATTTGAAAGGTACAGTAGCATAATAGGTGAATTTATTCAGTAATGCAGCATTTTGATGTCATTACCAACAAAGCCACATGTAGAGCCATTTTGGCATTATGAGTGGTACCATAAAAATGTCTGCATCAGCTAAATCTCCGAATTGTCATCTCATGATGTCAGTAATTCCGACACAATGAAAATGCAGCGTTCCTGATGCATGAGGGGACTAATCTATTTACGGTCGAATTTAATTTGCAGTAGCCGTTAACTAGTTAAAGTAAATGTTTTAATCTCTGGTCCTGTTCAAAAAACTCTTTTCTTTACTCTGGTATTGATAGCATACTCACCTCAACTCGGGACCATTTTCCTTTATATCGAGCCAAACAGATTTTGCCACAGAAAGGCCGTGAAACCAGTGACTCTGATGTGACCTTTCACAGGGAAAGAGATATGTGAGCATATCCTGTCTGCCATACAACAGGAGGGAACATATAAAAATGGGCATGACACTGCTCTACAGTGTGCTGATATGTAACATACTGCAGTAAACAATGAACAATtactatttaaaacaatttgatATACACATTGTTAGGCACTCTATTTCACAATCTGTGCCAGCAGGTAACTATTGACTAGGGATTATGTACTTGACGCCTACTAATCTGATTAAACCCATAATCCCAATCTGTCCATTTTGGCCTCCTCATCTCCTCTAAAGAAGTCCCTAGCAACATATTTGAAGCTACACATACAGAGATTATGCCTGTTGCAATTGCAGTACCTGGGAATGGAAGTAGTTTTCAGTCTTCTCCAGAATTTCGTTGAGTTTAGTCAGGCCTCTGGAGGGCACCTGACAGTAGATCGTCCCATCTGAACAAACGCTGGTCACACTCACATTCATATAGGCACTGTTCACCTACGACAGAATACGAATAtatgttttgttatttatatgTTAAAAGCCCAAAAATTGAACTAAGTTTGGCGTTAGTCAGaatatgaaagaaatgaatacttgatgcattaaactgataaaaagtgacagtaaagacatttataatgtttctatgtttatgaggacattgcatagacttccattgattgTATATCAGTTGAATGATATTTTCTATGGCCTAACCCAAccactacccctaaacctacccatcacagaaattTACATcacagatttaaaaataataataataatttttggcTGATTTATAAGCCCTTTAACTAGTGAGGACCAGTAAAATGTAGTCATTATATATACTATCACTAGTCATTATATTTCACTAtataagtgaggacatttggcCCTCACAAGTATAGCCACAAGTTTAGAAGTTGTCAGAAGTTTAGTATCTTTTTTAAACCTtttggtttatgaggacacaggaAGTGTCCTCACAAACCATGTTTatgttgtaatacccatgtcattatacacatttgtgtcctcataaaccatgtatacTCTGTTAAAGTCTttgttaaatgcataaatgcatcAGGtgaatatatttctttttaaaggtgctctaagtgatcctgggtggagtaacttcctgttgacgttcgaagtgttgtcaaacaaaactgaggctagctagaccctccctcctcctcctcctccccctcccctccgtgcttcctgaaacagtcatgaacgcgcatttaaaatcattcttgtcggttattggctggagcatgtttattatgtttcgtggtccaggctgcaccagtttgtttttattgccgtttttggagcttgtggcgactacagagaccacgtttttttacagtgtgttcaggggacaggcagctagcggatagtgaggagatgtttgctgtatgtgacaataaatgttttggcctaaaaacgcgtgacatcgcttagagcacctttaaaatactaaaattgatttttttttttttattgtaataatatttcacaatattaatgtttttactgtattgatcaaataaatgcaacctcaGTGAGCATaggagacttcttttaaaaacattatcaacATAATCCAGTCCTCGATTGTGGCTTTCCAAAAGAGCTGATATAATTGGTATAAGTACTATAGTAGTATAAGAACTAAGAAATATTGTTATGCTTTTTGTACATGCTACCTTTGCACTAACATGGTACTCTTGAGATATCTTGGCATCTGTCCTATGGTACCagcacagtatttttttatttattattatttttttttggatatGAGGGTTTCATTGTAATATCAAACACTTCTATTTTGGTTACCTTTAAGGGACTCTCTAAGGATCTGTCTTGCAGAGCTTTCATACAGGCAGCATTGATGTTGATATCATCATCTTGTGATGTGTCATACAGCACCACCAGAGGCACTTCCTCGCGCTCTAAGATCTCAGCCAACAGAATCTTGCCAGTGGCCATGGACTCAAACCTCTTCAGTACTGCCTGCTCATGACTGAATGACTCCAGGCCTGAAACAAATGAATATAACGACAACAACATCACATGCGAAACTATTTTGTCACAGGGAATTCTGAATGCAAATCTTACCTGCCAGTCTACATTTGGTGGCTTGAAAAGGCAATCTATAAAACTTTTCATGTAACTCAAGTACTTTGCTCTTGCTGATGACTTCGGAAAAGCCATGATCCACGTAGTACACCTGTTTAAACATCAACGTACAAGTGCAGTAATAATTATTAACAGAGCATTATCTTATTTATGACAAAGATATTCCACAAATTTCTCACAGATCAAAACAGCCTCAGTTCTACACCAGAAAACCATAACAATACACTGTGAACTGCACTAGACCGGGGGTTCTCAACTGGGAAACCGGTCCGGGACCCACTCGGGGGCCTCAGCAGGGGCCCACAAGATAGcttaaacatgatttaaaattagacaaaaacaagattttaaataagctaaaaaaataaattaaaaaaaacaagatgaaaACTGTCTCAAAGAATTTGAAAAGTTTGATTTCTAGACCTGGAAGTCAGttatttgaaaacaagcagcttTGTCATTACAGCAGAAACACCAAAATTATCTTAGCCTACATGGGGGCCTTTGAATATTGTCTTGGACAATCAATGGGGAGCAGtggagtcaaaaaggttgagaacctcTACACTATACTACAATCTTCAATTGTGATCTTCAATAACCCCATAACGCACCTTGACCTTGTCGGCCATAACCTCACACACTTGTGCCCGGAGgatctcctcctcttcctcagcACGTACAGCAGTCAGCTGACCTGGTGATGGTGAGGTCAGAGCCATCTTGGTGTTGTCCTGCCCATAGAACTCTCTCATTTCATCTTCTAACTTCTCCTGCTCCTTGGAGTAACCTTCACCTATGTACCTACATATAAACACACCCACACTTTACAACAGTAAGTACAACAGTGGCTGCCAACTTTTACAGTGCCTCCTCCGCAGGCATTTCGAAAAAATTCTAAGCCCTGATTCAACCTGCTCTGAGATTAATCGAAACATTATTACCAATTTGATTTGAAGcagaaaataagtttttttcGAGGAGCAAAACTGTGGCTCTCTGTTTACTGCCAAAATGCAAAATTTGTCTGGTTTTCTGGTTCTGTATAAGGTTTTATTAAGGCATGACAAGGGTCACACCTCTCATGAACTGCTGGATAGTGATCTTAAAACGCACCTTAGAATGACGTTGTTTGTGTCACTTGCTTCAACCACCAGGACAGAAGGGTACTCCTCTTTAGGGATGACAAGAGGAGGAACAGTCTGGCTCAAACGAAGCTCTGCTGTCTCTTTCGTCTTTGAGCCAGCCAATCCCGACTGGTTACGGTTCTCATCCTCCACTACTTTTGCATATAGAATTGCCCTTTTGGGGTTGTCTGGCATGGGGTAGTCTATTGTGCATATATCTGAAAGCAGGTTGAGCTGGTCCAACACAAACTCTGGTAGCTTACATTTATATGTGTCCTGATAGAGTTTAGGTAGAGCATGGGCCCACAGACCGCTGCTGTATTTCAAGAGCAGCTCTCCAAGCTTCTGCTTGAGGTCCGGGGATAGAGCCTTGGGGGACGCTGGAGAGCTTAATTTGGAGGTGGAAGATGATCTTTGAATCTGAGGTTTTTTGTGATGAGATGGGGATTTGTCATGTGTGGTGGGTGTAGGAGCACTAGTCTGGCTAGATTCTTTAGCAGGGTACAGAAGCAACTCTTGAGGTTTGCTGCTGCATGGTTTCTCAACCTGTAAACCGAATAACAAGACAGCATTCTTATACAAGGACAAATTACAGAGAgctaatatattataattagtgATCTAATGATCTTTTTTCCTGGCCATTTTCAACTCTCTCCaacctttaaaattaaatatgcagAGTTGTAGGTGTTGCACACAGCCAGGATCAACAATAGAACAAGGAAATGTGGGTGCTTATCTGTTACTGGGTTTGAATTTCTGacttcaaaatgatgtttttGAGTCTCAGGACATTTTCAGAGCTGTAGATAGCTTGCTGTGCACTGTCTCCTTGATTCGGTTCACTTTCACAAGGCAATATTTCAGAGTGTCTCAAAAAGTGTCACATGTAAGTAAAACTGTCCTCTCATTGGCTTATCAAGATTAACTGACAAATTAAATCTGACTAGCTGTCATTACATATGCACATAAATGAATCTAAATAAGCTTTGATTCCCACTTTAAAATTTATATCATATATAATTTATCAGTTAGAGtggaaattaaagggatagttcacccaaaaatgaaaattaccacataattcactcaccctcaagccatcctaggtgtatatgactttcttatttCTTAATATATCGATTAATATatctttataatgggagtgactggaggatgagattttgaagtccaaaaaagtgcatccatcgaTCATAAAACGTACTCCATgtggctctggggggttaataaaggccttctgaagtaagAGACAGCCATACACATTCGACTTACGTCTAAGAAGGATTAACTTTCACGGAGTAGTACACAATGCCATGACGTTCTACGCTACGCTGTGACATACTACGCTATGTCCTACATTATAACGCATAGTACGTCATGTCATCgtgttttaaataaggatatctGTCTTACCCATATGCATCGTTTCCCTTCAGAAGACATtcattaaccccccagagccacGTGAAGTATGTTTTATGATCGATAGATGCACTTTTTTGtacttcaaaatctcatcctccaatcactcccattataaagcttggatgcgccaggatatttttaatataactctgattgtgtttggctgaaagaagaaagtcatgtacacctaagatggcttgagggtgagtaaattatggggtaattttcatttttgggtgaactatccctttaaggctttGTCGAGACAGCATTCTTACATTCTCCACCTGTATTGGAGAAGAGTAATGACATTTTAAGATAAAGCAGTAATGTGCTCCCACAGAATTAGacactgctgttttttttttacataatgcaTTTCccattatgaattatgatataGCTTGTTTGGTTAGTCTGTATCTATAAACTTACAGTACAAATGTGAGTCCAGTGTTCCAGATCTTTAAGGGCTTCACTGGGTAGCTCTTGTTTATAATGCTCTCGGTACAGCTGAGGCAGCTTGGATACCCAGAGGCCATTGCTGTGCTTGTTAAGAACCTCTTGAAGACGGGACTGCACCAGCTTGGGACTGTAAGGCGCAGAATGAGGCAGTCTGGGTTTCGCTGGAGTTGTGTTTTCATTCAGGTTATAGGGGGCTAGaaatataaacaacataaaTGTTGCAGCTTAGTAACAATTCTGCATTGACAAACCataaactaaaactataaaCAGTTTGATATTTTGATTGCTGAATGAATTTGCAGTAAATCCCACCTAATAAAGACTATTTTAGCATCAAGCCTTATTCCTGCACATAAAAGCagcagttcacccaaaaatgactgGTCTTATATTATTTAATCTCAGGTCAAGAcaaatattctattctattctattctattctattctattctattctattctattctattctattctatctTACAattttctgggtgaactatcgctttaagATATAACTAACAGCAACATCAGAATTCAGAACTGAAGGTATGTAGACCTCAGAGATCCCTCTGTGTAACAGCAGGAGCTTTTTTCTGCTCGAGACAGAAGAtgactgttttctttttatccTTAATGAACATCCCATGCCTGGAATGTTTTCTGGGACAGGAAGTAAGGTTGCTATGGACTCCAGtataattgtaacctttaaagGAGCTTCTTGTGGATAAGAATGTCTGCACATTTAACACATTTGCACCCAAAGTGTGCTTACTATTTCGGGAGAGATGGGTATGGACTTCTTTCTGGAATCTGGAGGGAAGGGTCATCCTTTTCTCTgatctagaaaaaaaacaagattatagtaagaataacttttttttttttttacccttttTTTAGATTATATACTGCAAGATTACAACTTAAGGCCTGatcacaccaaggatgataactataatgatattTGAGTCCACAACACAAGTATAATGATAATGGTAGAGAGGAACAATATCATTGGCATTACTTTTTCCAgatgatgaacaataaaaacaccGACAGCCAATAAGagtccatcctgctttaaagagttTGAGCAGTTAAAGCGACAGAAGACATAAACTGCAGcatgcttagaataaacagaacaatatcgtccgctggtgtggacactaatatagttatcgttatagctatatggtgtgaatgggcctgtAGTATTTTCCTCCAAGATTTCATTTGTTGATTGAGTCGGTGTGTCCAATATTATAAAACAGCCAAGAACCAGACTCAGACCTCTTTAGTTGGACAAAAAGCAACCAGTTGTTTCAAAAGAAGGAACCTCAGTCCAATATTTTTTACTCAGGccaataaaaattaattaattataattaacttCTTAATTCTAATAATATATCATTCTTAGTGACTTCAGAAAACTTGGAATATATCGTGCAAGTCctatgatatatttatggtgCTGTTTTGATGTCACTTGATACTCAGTCCCTTTCATTATAGTGACAAGAACATTTAGGATTCTTCAAAAATTCATCTTTCACATTCCAATGAATTAAAGTCAGCATGGAATGAGAAATGAACATTCATCCTATCTATTTGTAGAtgcatgtacagtacagtccaaaagtttggaaccactaagatttttaatgtttttaaaagaagttttgtctgctcaccaaggctacatttatttaattaaaaatacagtaaaaacagtaatattgtgaaatattattacaatttaaaataaatgttttctatttgaatatatttcacaaagtaatttattcctgtgatgcaaagctgaattttcagcatcattactccagtcttcagtgtcacatgatccttcagaaatcattctaatatgctgatctgctgctcaagaaacatttaatgtgtacaattgtacaaaatatttgtgtacaatgttttttttcaggattatttgatgaatagaaagttcaaaagaacagtgtttatctgaaatctaatcttttgtaacattataaatgtctttactgccacttttgattgatttaatgcatccttgctgaataaaagtattaatttctttaatttcttttcaaaaaaataaaaataaaaattcttactgaccccaaacttttgaacagtagtgtataatgctacagaagctttgtatttcagataaatgctgttcttttgaactttctattcatcaaggaatcctgaaaaaaaaagtacacaactgttttcaacattgaaaataatcataaatgtttcttgagcagcaaatcagcatattagaatgatttctgaaggatcatgtgacactgaagactggagtaacgatgctgaaaattcagctttgcatcacaggaataaattactttgtcaaatatatttaaatagtacacagttattttaaattgtaataatatttcacaatattactgttttttactgtatttttaattaaataaatgtagtcttggtgagcagacaaaacttcttttaaaaacattaaaaatcttagtggttccaaacttttggactgtactgtatataattttgAATGATGTCctatgtttaatttttaacttttttttttgacctcGTAATGTTCAGTCTTCCTTCTGGTGATGTATGCAAGACTTCTCCAATCTTAAACCCCACCCCTCACAAACTTGCACTCATTTTTGAGTGCAAGGCCCACATCTCAAAATCCAATCATTAGCCAATGAATAGAAACAAGTTGGCACCATAAATTTTTTTCTTATCTGATGATCCATTTCAATCAGAtgtcacaatagagaagaaaagatctgttgcTACCTCTGTTTCATCGTAACTTTAAGTCACTCaggttgtttttttgtaaactatccctttaaaatctgAGAGGAAAATAATGATGCAAAATAGAATTATGTTCCAGAAATAATACTATTACAGCAAATACTACTTAGTGAATACAAATTTGCTTCTTAATACTTCAATATTGCTTAGTTTTCCTCCTAATCGCTGATTAATCAGCCTAATACTGCAAAATAGCCTAGTACAGTTTTTATAAACTCAACAGACAGCAGCAATATACAACAAATAGTACAATGGTGATAGTAAGGACAAAGGCAGACATTTTGGCAAAGTGCTGCAGCGTGATAAAGCAGGGGTGTGGAGGTCTTATTGCATATGATTCTAGGTGTCAGATGACCCAAACACCCCCTCACCTTGTACCAAAGGGAAAGTGCTGATTCATTGTGGACTGGTTTAGAATGGCTAATCTGTGAGAGAATGGAGGGAGGATTAACAAAACCCAGTACACCCGCTTAACTCTGCCACCCTCTGTACCCTCACAGCCATTGTGTGTGTGCCACAGTAAGCGATACAGAGCACAATTCTAAAGAGTGAGGTCAGTTGTTTGCTCTCAATGATTTTTGGCTGAAGTGATCTCGcatacacacagacaacaaCCTCCATTCGACTGCTGAATAAGCACTGGGTTTAGCCAACACTGAAATGCTGAAATGCTCTGTTATTGCCAATAAAGTCAGACAGTATCAACAGCTAGAGACATCAAGTTGCTAAACTGGAAAATTAAGAgactgtgaaaaaaataaagagcTTGGCATTTCTGTTCACTCATTAGGACTTGATTTGTATTCTCAGCTACTTGCTTGGCAAAATGCTGCTCACACAATGAGTGCACTTACTTAAGAAAGTATCAGCTGTACATGAATACTTCTTTTTATCTTTCAATAGATGATTTTTCATTGTCTTTCAAagtacttattttatttatctcttAATCTGGCTATAATGCAAAGTTTTACCTATTAACTCCAATTGACAGGCTTTTTCTTTTGAGTCACCTTTCTGAAGGAAGGGAGGGTTTTCTTGTGGGTGTATTTGGGGGTGTGTTGTGGGGTCTGCCGCCTTTCCCATCAGGCTGGGAGTCCCTCATGCTTCCTGTGCGAGAGTCTCCATGACCCCCTCCACGACCTCCACCTCGTCCCAGACGTCCACGGTGATCGGGCTGTCTCAGAGATGTCCTAGGCTTTGCTACAAAGGAGACAAGACAATATCTAAATCAAAAAAgtattatacaaaatataaccATAGCTAAAAATAATACACATAGTTTTGGGCCTATTTGGCCCCATCCACAGAGAATTTGAGTGTCCTGTGACCAATTTACAGACAGTGTATGACAGGATTTGTCTCCTTTGTGTCTTTTCTTGGTTGTAACAACAATTTCTGACAACATACTACACACTTCCTCACATGGACAGTATTATTGCAGGATTACACTGTTTACAATGGCACAAAATCCTTCCCCTCCAATGGGTTGTTAACTGCTGTGACTGGATCACTGAGACAGTGAGTGGAACCTGAGACCAGATCAGTCCGATTCATGCTGATTTAATGCACCTGTTCAGTGGATTTACTGAAAAAAATCCAAAGAACTCAAAAGAACAATTTGTTCACGAAACAGATATCACTGCTTCTCTCATGAATGCATCAAAGAGAGCTATgtcaagattttcagtgaattatGGCTTAGATATGCGTCTATGTGTCCGTTCAttacaaaaactgtaatacAGCTTCAAAAGACTTGGAATATTGTGCATGAatcatatggactacttttatggtgcttttgctCCTTTTGTGCTCCGTTTCTAATCTGTGTttcatggaagaaaaaaaaacatttgtgaacAACACGAGGGAGATTAAACTATAACAGAATTTAAAATTTtggtgtgaactatccctttaaagaattCATTACAGCAACTATAAAACATCAGGTTTTATACAATCTAGCTGATGCATTTAAGTATTGTAAGCAAGAGCAAACATATGTCAGTGTGCTTGACAAACAATCAGAGCACTTTATCAGATAATCTGTAAGGAATTACTCTGCACATTCTCCAACAAAAGAATTATGAAGTTTCTGGAAACCCACAGCATTATCACTAGAAATCAGGACATGAAAACAAAGCATATGAAATGCAACAACCATATCAATCAACCAAAGACTATGAATTAAAACCCATATTGTCTCGTACACATTCAGCATGACATCATACCACTTATCTGTAAGAGAATGACATCATACCTTCCAACCCGAAAGTAAACCCAGCTGACTGCTTCCTAAAAGTGCGAGCCGTCCAACTGGCCTAGCATGGAGAAGTGGCAGCAATTTAACACCTTTATCACTGTCTACAGCACTCCTGAGATAAGCGTTCCACAGGCTGATAGTTTCTACAAGACAGCGGATGGTGAGCTAAGAAGAGAGAGACAGGCAGAGCATCACCACAGCAGCTGCAGTTGAGTcattaaataacaaataagGGATAAAGAAACGGTTTCAAACAATCCTCCCCTGAACAGCCACGCCAGCTCTGCTATACCTCTTCACAACACTGCAGTCTCCAGacctccctctctccctctctctctctctaggtCAATACAGATGCCTGTTTTCTGCTGTATCACGGCAAGCCAAGTCAGTACTGAGTCACTGATCAAGGGACAGCGTGAGCATGAAAATGCCGGAGCAGACAGTGAGTTCACAGTTCCCAGAACAGCCGCAACCTGTAATCTCAATGATCTAATGCAGAGTTTTATTCTTAGTACACCCAGAATCATGCTCACATCCTCAGAGGAGTTTAAATAGGCCATATGCACAACCAATAAAGACACGAGATGCACAGGACATTAGATAATGTCCTTTATATAATAAAGTCTTCGGGATAACACGTTACAAGAAGCGATGCGTCCACATTGGCAATTCTGTAACAAAaatgtaaactaaaatataaactgaaaaaaaaaagttataaaatatACTTGGTCTACTTGGTATgtcatgtacttactatatttttaattacacatttgttgtAAGTTACAAAGTTGTAAGTTGCAGTTTATTACATTTAACAACAAACTATCAAGTACTTTTTATATGATAATCaatacatcaaaataagtgtacttctttaaggCACGACAAAAGATTATCCAAACACAATGATTTAACTTTTAGCATACATCCTCTATATAGCGTCTTCTGGATAACACAATAAAAGAAGTGTTGCGTCCGTCCACCATTGAAATAAACAAAACTGATGA is a genomic window of Megalobrama amblycephala isolate DHTTF-2021 linkage group LG3, ASM1881202v1, whole genome shotgun sequence containing:
- the tdrd7b gene encoding tudor domain-containing protein 7B isoform X1, whose translation is MADEELVKKMIRAVLQSSKSGVSLSDLQVEYKDLTGELIPHKQMGYATLDALLHSMPSVVKLDKGQSGEVVCHATTGNEMAHIAKLAARQRTAKKTGRPQMVNCQMRVKPAAPLLLNAKPRTSLRQPDHRGRLGRGGGRGGGHGDSRTGSMRDSQPDGKGGRPHNTPPNTPTRKPSLPSERSEKRMTLPSRFQKEVHTHLSRNTPYNLNENTTPAKPRLPHSAPYSPKLVQSRLQEVLNKHSNGLWVSKLPQLYREHYKQELPSEALKDLEHWTHICTVEKPCSSKPQELLLYPAKESSQTSAPTPTTHDKSPSHHKKPQIQRSSSTSKLSSPASPKALSPDLKQKLGELLLKYSSGLWAHALPKLYQDTYKCKLPEFVLDQLNLLSDICTIDYPMPDNPKRAILYAKVVEDENRNQSGLAGSKTKETAELRLSQTVPPLVIPKEEYPSVLVVEASDTNNVILRYIGEGYSKEQEKLEDEMREFYGQDNTKMALTSPSPGQLTAVRAEEEEEILRAQVCEVMADKVKVYYVDHGFSEVISKSKVLELHEKFYRLPFQATKCRLAGLESFSHEQAVLKRFESMATGKILLAEILEREEVPLVVLYDTSQDDDININAACMKALQDRSLESPLKVNSAYMNVSVTSVCSDGTIYCQVPSRGLTKLNEILEKTENYFHSQVTSESLVSRPFCGKICLARYKGKWSRVEITNLHGSRVLDILFVDIGVQASVEVIELREIPPPLLRDLISTPTQALKCCLADLPVSGGAWTPDAVQWLRDTVLHCSDCSLKIAKVDENKRLAHVYLFTSKNFHDTSSSLNQQLADSDLWNHQKDVFLSSRGPLKALNAPTIHATIQTSNVSTDRGDKAPHTPKKLSPLGSQGTPPGSPPEQLALPPLLELPEIGQNMDVFISVACHPGHFVLQPWQDMYKLVVLMGEMILHYNKMEEKPLKVEKNQVCAAKVENNWYRVLVKGVLTNGLVSVFQLDYGKHELVSSTQLRPLTQEFCQLPFQAITAQLAGVKPRQWSEEASIVFRNHVEKKPLVAQLESVQEASHPWDRKVVIYLVDTSQEERDIWLHDIMAEFTDEMTNAA
- the tdrd7b gene encoding tudor domain-containing protein 7B isoform X2 translates to MRDSQPDGKGGRPHNTPPNTPTRKPSLPSERSEKRMTLPSRFQKEVHTHLSRNTPYNLNENTTPAKPRLPHSAPYSPKLVQSRLQEVLNKHSNGLWVSKLPQLYREHYKQELPSEALKDLEHWTHICTVEKPCSSKPQELLLYPAKESSQTSAPTPTTHDKSPSHHKKPQIQRSSSTSKLSSPASPKALSPDLKQKLGELLLKYSSGLWAHALPKLYQDTYKCKLPEFVLDQLNLLSDICTIDYPMPDNPKRAILYAKVVEDENRNQSGLAGSKTKETAELRLSQTVPPLVIPKEEYPSVLVVEASDTNNVILRYIGEGYSKEQEKLEDEMREFYGQDNTKMALTSPSPGQLTAVRAEEEEEILRAQVCEVMADKVKVYYVDHGFSEVISKSKVLELHEKFYRLPFQATKCRLAGLESFSHEQAVLKRFESMATGKILLAEILEREEVPLVVLYDTSQDDDININAACMKALQDRSLESPLKVNSAYMNVSVTSVCSDGTIYCQVPSRGLTKLNEILEKTENYFHSQVTSESLVSRPFCGKICLARYKGKWSRVEITNLHGSRVLDILFVDIGVQASVEVIELREIPPPLLRDLISTPTQALKCCLADLPVSGGAWTPDAVQWLRDTVLHCSDCSLKIAKVDENKRLAHVYLFTSKNFHDTSSSLNQQLADSDLWNHQKDVFLSSRGPLKALNAPTIHATIQTSNVSTDRGDKAPHTPKKLSPLGSQGTPPGSPPEQLALPPLLELPEIGQNMDVFISVACHPGHFVLQPWQDMYKLVVLMGEMILHYNKMEEKPLKVEKNQVCAAKVENNWYRVLVKGVLTNGLVSVFQLDYGKHELVSSTQLRPLTQEFCQLPFQAITAQLAGVKPRQWSEEASIVFRNHVEKKPLVAQLESVQEASHPWDRKVVIYLVDTSQEERDIWLHDIMAEFTDEMTNAA